The following proteins come from a genomic window of Dreissena polymorpha isolate Duluth1 chromosome 1, UMN_Dpol_1.0, whole genome shotgun sequence:
- the LOC127878086 gene encoding thyrotroph embryonic factor-like, translating into MNSNQSSENMQDPYSAMMSTHAHPSDPYKSSDPYKSSDPYKSSDPYKPYPVSLERSHSNGSHGSQGQGNVSNQSFYHGMQQYASFSNTGDLYNAMTLPSTMGQDYAPLPAHMGSQSHMNLNPSMMSRLTQSHSQSHAPSHTISSPTDSSPSNQGDMNLSNLSSPGPSTSRLSMSPENHSEGQGSGHSHQSHMSSNLSPSERVKHESSDNGSVKSSNGEESGVPPKKRALSLPDENRDDNYWEKRKKNNESAKRSREARRMKEEQIALRVVYLEQENLQLRTEVSLLKSEIEKLRCMLYNS; encoded by the coding sequence ATGAACAGTAACCAAAGTTCAGAGAACATGCAAGATCCTTACTCTGCCATGATGAGCACTCATGCGCATCCCAGCGACCCCTACAAGTCCAGCGACCCCTACAAGTCCAGCGACCCTTACAAGTCCAGCGATCCTTACAAGCCATACCCCGTCAGCTTAGAAAGGTCACATTCGAATGGTTCCCATGGTTCCCAAGGTCAAGGGAACGTCTCAAATCAGTCGTTCTATCACGGCATGCAGCAGTACGCATCGTTCTCAAACACTGGTGACCTCTACAATGCCATGACTTTGCCATCCACTATGGGACAGGACTATGCGCCCCTTCCCGCCCACATGGGCTCGCAGTCCCACATGAACCTGAACCCAAGCATGATGTCCCGACTGACTCAGTCTCACAGCCAGTCTCACGCACCGTCACACACAATCTCATCTCCAACAGATTCCTCGCCATCAAACCAGGGTGACATGAACTTATCTAACTTATCATCCCCTGGACCATCCACGAGTCGCCTTAGCATGTCACCAGAAAACCATTCAGAAGGTCAAGGGTCAGGTCACAGCCACCAAAGCCATATGTCCAGCAATCTTTCGCCAAGTGAACGCGTAAAACACGAATCCAGTGACAATGGTTCTGTTAAGTCTAGCAATGGAGAGGAAAGTGGTGTTCCCCCTAAAAAGCGTGCCCTTTCATTACCAGATGAAAACCGTGATGACAATTATTGGGAAAAGCGTAAGAAGAACAATGAGTCTGCAAAAAGATCTCGTGAAGCGCGTAGAATGAAAGAGGAGCAGATAGCTCTTAGGGTTGTGTACTTGGAACAGGAAAACCTGCAGTTAAGAACTGAAGTCTCTCTATTGAAAAGTGAGATTGAAAAGCTCAGGTGTATGCTTTATAATTCCTGA